The genomic segment ACCGTCTTGGAATTCAGGCATTTGAGCCTACACTTATAGAAGGCAAGGCTATTCAGCTTCATCCCCTGGTCTGTACTGCATTTAACGCGGATTTTGATGGAGATCAGATGGCTGTGCATGTGCCTTTGTCTGTTGAGTCCCAGATCGAAGCCAGGATACTCATGCTTTCCAGTAATAATATCCTGTCTCCGGCCAATGGCTCCCCCATTATTGTTCCAAGCCAGGATATTGTTCTAGGTATTTATTACATGACCCTTGCAATTCCGGGTGCTGTTGGAAGCGGGATGATATTCTCAAGCACTGACGAGGTTAGGTCTGCATATGATGCCGGAAGTATAGATCTTCATGCAGAAATTTCTGTGCGTATGGGCAGAGAAAGGGTTAATACTACTGTGGGCCGCATAATACTTTGGGAGATTATTCCAAAGGATAATATTGTAAAAATGCGCCATATTCACTTTACTGAAGAAGCAGAAGCAGTTTCAGCACTTGAACAGATTCGTGATGGAGCCGGTTTTGTGGATATGGTAAAAAAATACAGTAAAGACCTGGATATTCATCCTGAAGGGCTGATAGGTACTCTGCGTAAAGATAATTTCCAGCGTATATTTAATACTGATGAAGAGTCTGTGGAGAAAATTTTTTCTTTGGAACCAGGACAGATCAGTGATATTATTGGTAATAATGGAAATTTTTATCTTTTTGAAATTATAAACAAACGTCCTGATGTGCCTTATAAAACAGTTAATAAGGTTATGGATAAAAAAGCATTAAGGGACCTTGTAGATAAGGTTTATCGTAACCTTGGGGCAAAGGCTACGGTTATACTGTCTGACCGCCTCAAAGATATTGGATACCGTTATTCAACAATAGGCGGTCTTTCAATTTCCATTGATGCCATGATTATTCCTCCTAAAAAATGGGATATATTAAACCAGGCTGAAAATCAGGTAACAGAGATAGGACGGCAATATACAGAAGGTTTGATTACTCAGGGTGAAAAATATAACAAGGTTGTTGATATCTGGGCAAAAGCAACGGATGACATAGCTAATGAAATGATGTCAGCTATGAAAATCAGCGGAACTGCTAATGAAAGCAATGTTCAAACACAGGGAAGTGCAAAAGCAGAAGGTTTTAACCCGGTGTTTATGATGGCAGATTCCGGAGCTAGAGGTTCTAAAGATCAGATGAGACAGCTGGCAGGAATGCGTGGTTTGATGGCCAAACCATCAGGTGAAATTATTGAAACTCCGATTACTGCCAATTTTCGGGAGGGCTTGACTGTTCTTCAATATTTTATTTCCACACACGGTGCCCGCAAAGGTTTGGCAGATACAGCACTTAAAACTGCTAACTCAGGATATTTGACACGCCGTCTGGCAGATGTTGCTCAGGACTGTACAGTATCAGAACCTGACTGCGGAACCCTGGTAGGAGTTGAAGTAGAAGCACTGATGGAAGGCGGTGAAATTATTCAGCGTCTGGGTGAACGTATTTTAGGCCGTGTTGTAGCTGAAGAAGATATCAGAGACCCGTTTACAGATGAAGTTCTTGTTTCAGTGGGAGATGAAATTGATGAAATAGCAGTAGAAAAGATTGAATCTGCCGGACTGACAAGGGTAATAATAAGGTCTGTTTTAACATGCAGAACCAGGCACGGAGTCTGTGCCAAATGTTATGGCCGAGATTTATCTCATGGCCGTATTGTAGAAATCGGCCAGGCTATAGGTATTTTGGCAGCACAGTCAATAGGCGAGCCAGGAACCCAGCTTACAATGCGTACCTTTCATATTGGAGGTACTGCAAGCAGGCGTGTTGAGCAGGCTGATATTAGGGCACGCATAGACGGAACAGTGCGTTTTATGGACCTTAAAACAGTTAAGAACGCACTTGGTGAATACATTGTAATGGATCGCCAGGGTGGAGAAATTGCTATCATGGGAGATACTGGAAGAGAACTTGAGAGGTTTCCTGTGATCTATGGTGCTCATATTGTAGCAAAGGAAGAACAAAAAGTTAAAGCCGGAGATCTTCTAGCTGTATGGGATCCTTTTACTACTCCTATTATTACGGAAGTTGACGGCATAGTAAAATATGGTGATATTACACTGGGAAAAACCCTTCAGGAAAAGGTTGATCCAGTTACAGGAAAATCAAGCAGGACTATTATAGAGGCCAAGATAGCCGAGGTAAGACCCAGGATATCAATCAAAACTTCAGACGGTAAGACTGCCACTCTGCCTGGATCATCAGGTATGGCAAGATACCCTCTTCCTGTAGATGCTATTCTTCTTATTGAAGAAGGCGACAGTGTTAAAGCTGGAGATGTGTTAGCCAAGCTTCCCAGAGCTACTACAAAAACAAAGGATATTACCGGTGGTCTGCCGCGTGTAGCTGAATTATTTGAAGTCCGCAAGCCTAAAGAAACAGCAGTTTTAAGCCGTATTGACGGTTATATTTCCATATCAAAAGGAACTAAAGGAAAACAGAAGGTTACAGTAACTCCTGCCGATTCAGGGGAAAAGGAAGAATATCTTATCCCAAGGGGCAAGCATATCAATTTTTATGAAGGGGATTATGTGCGTGCAGGAGAGCCTCTTATTGGAGGTGCTGCTGTTCCTCAGGATATTTTAAATATCAAAGGAGAGGTCGCTCTTGCCAGGTATCTTGTAGATGAGGTACAGGAGGTATATAGGCTCCAAGGTGTAAGAATTAATGATAAACACATTGAGGTTATTGTCCGTCAGATGATGCGCCGGGTAAAAATTACTGATGTTGGAGATACAGATTTTATTGTTGAAGAGCAGGTTGATAAAACTCGATTTGAAGATATTAATTTAGCTGTAAAAGCTGAAGGCGGAAAGCCAAGTGAGGCTGAACCGCTTATTCTGGGCATTACCAAGGCATCTTTGAGTACAGATAGTTTTATCTCAGCAGCATCTTTTCAGGAAACAACAAAGGTATTGACAGAAGCATCTATTGCAGGAGCAGAGGATTATCTAAGAGGCCTTAAGGAAAATGTTATTATGGGAAGAATTGTTCCGGCAGGTACAGGGTTTCCCAAATATACCAATCTGGAAATTGAATTGGATTAGAAATAAAAAGAATATGCTTGACAAAGTTTTTTTATAAATATACATAAAGGCTTTTGTCAGATTGATGAATAATTATGGATCTAGTTAAAGTTGTAATTAAGGGGAGCATATGCCGACCATTAACCAGTTAGTAAGAAAAGGTAGAAAAAGAGCAAATAAGAAAAGCAATACACCTGCTTTGAAGGGGGCACCCCAAAAAAGGGGAGTATGTACCCGTGTATATACCTCAACGCCTAAAAAGCCTAACTCTGCTTTGCGTAAGGTTGCAAGGGTCAGGCTGACCACGGGTATAGAAGTTACAGCATATATTCCCGGTATAGGTCATAACCTTCAGGAACATTCTGTTGTTCTGGTGCGTGGAGGTCGTGTAAAGGATTTACCTGGTGTGAGGTATCATATAGTCAGAGGAACCCTTGATACTCTTGGGGTAGAAGATCGTAAGCAGGGACGCTCAAAATATGGTGCGAAAAAACCCAAATAGAAAATATGGAAAAAGTGTGATGTATGCCAAGAAGAAGAGAAGTACCTGAAAGAATAATTATTCCCGACCCAAAATATGATAGTAAGCTTGTTTCAAAATTTATCAAGGCTATTATGCGGGACGGTAAAAAAAGCACTTCTGAAAGAATTCTTTATAAAGCTTTTGATATCGTAAAAAGCAAGGTTGGGGAGCCACCTCTTAAGACTTTTGAACAGGCTGTTGAAAATGTCAAACCAATGATTGAAGTAAAATCCAGGCGAGTCGGCGGGTCCACTTATCAGGTTCCAACAGAGATACGTCCGCCCAGAAGGACTGCCCTGGCTATCAGATGGATGATTGAATTTGCACGGAAACGGTCAGAAAAAGGATTTGCTCAAAAACTTGCAGGTGAGCTTCTGGATGCAGCCAATAAAAGAGGTGCTTCTGTTAAGAAAAAGGAAGATACCCATAAGATGGCTGATGCCAACAAAGCTTTTGCGCATTTTCGATGGTAATATTGCAGCACAAAAAGCTGCTGGTTTGTAAATTATGATGTATTGCGTTGATACCCGTGTAGATTAAGGGGAGGACGATAGATGGCAAAACGAAAATTTGAACGTAGTAAGCCCCATGTTAATGTGGGAACCATTGGTCATATTGATCATGGCAAAACCACACTGACAGCAGCAATTACAAAACTAAACGGTCTGAGAGGGCGTGCTGATTTTATTCCCTTTGATCAGATTGACAAAGCTCCTGAAGAAAAAGAGCGCGGAATTACCATTGCTACTGCTCATGTGGAATATGAAACAGAAAATCGTCATTATGCCCATGTGGACTGTCCTGGTCATGCTGACTATATTAAAAACATGATTACAGGGGCAGCTCAGATGGATGGAGCTATCCTTGTTGTAGGTGCTGATGACGGTCCCATGCCCCAAACCCGTGAACATATTCTTTTGGCCCGTCAGGTTGGCGTTCCTCGTATTGTTGTATTTCTCAATAAATGCGATATGGTGGATGACGAAGAGCTTATTGAACTGGTTGAACTGGAATTGAGAGAACTTCTGGATAAATATGAATTTCCAGGAGATGATACGCCTATTATCAGAGGAAGTGCTTTAAAAGCTCTTGAGAGTGATGATGCTGATTCCGAAGATGCCAAATGTATATTTGAACTCATGGATGCTATTGACAGTTTTATTCCGGAACCTGAACGTGACATAGACAAACCTTTTCTTATGCCTATTGAAGATGTTTTCAGTATTTCAGGAAGGGGAACTGTTGTTACTGGAAGGGTTGACCGGGGAATTATCCATGTTAATGATCCTGTTGAAATTGTTGGTATTCGTCCTACTGCCAAGACAGTTTGTACTGGTGTTGAGATGTTTCGCAAGCTTCTGGATGAAGGCCGGGCAGGAGATAATGTTGGACTGCTTCTTCGGGGTACCAAAAGAGATGAGGTTGAGCGCGGCCAGGTAATTGCTGTTCCAGGCAGTATCACTCCTCATACCAAATTTGAAGCTGAAGTTTATATCTTGAGCAAAGAGGAAGGCGGGCGCCATACCCCATTTTTTAATGGTTATCGTCCCCAGTTTTATTTCAGAACAACAGACGTTACCGGTATTTTAAATCTGCCTGAAGGCGTTGAAATGATTATGCCTGGTGATAATGTTAAGATTACTGCTGAACTGATTACTCCTATTGCTATGGAAAAAGAACTTCGTTTTGCAATTCGTGAAGGCGGAAGAACTGTTGGTGCTGGCGTTGTCAGTGAAATTATTGAATAAC from the Desulfonema limicola genome contains:
- the rpoC gene encoding DNA-directed RNA polymerase subunit beta', with the protein product METLYDFFAKPMDPKNYNGVRIALASPEQIREWSYGEIRKPETINYRTFKPEREGLFCAKIFGPIKDYECNCGKYKRMKHRGVICEKCGVEVIQSKVRRERMGHIDLACSVAHIWFLKSLPSKIGNLLDLTLKNLEKVLYFDSYIVIDPKDTGLSKAQMLSEVKLREAQETYGFDKFKAGIGAEAIRELLEDIDLESLYKELRIDIRATTSVAKRQKLSKRLRIVDAFRRSGVSPVWMVMDVIPVLPPDLRPLVPLEGGRFATSDLNDLYRRVINRNNRLKRLMDLNAPDIIVRNEKRMLQESVDVLFDNGRHGRVITGTNKRPLKSLSDTLKGKQGRFRQNLLGKRVDYSGRTVITTGPNLRLHQCGLPKKMALELFKPFVYYRLEQKGLVSTVKSAKKMVERETPEVWDTLDEVVREYPVMLNRAPTLHRLGIQAFEPTLIEGKAIQLHPLVCTAFNADFDGDQMAVHVPLSVESQIEARILMLSSNNILSPANGSPIIVPSQDIVLGIYYMTLAIPGAVGSGMIFSSTDEVRSAYDAGSIDLHAEISVRMGRERVNTTVGRIILWEIIPKDNIVKMRHIHFTEEAEAVSALEQIRDGAGFVDMVKKYSKDLDIHPEGLIGTLRKDNFQRIFNTDEESVEKIFSLEPGQISDIIGNNGNFYLFEIINKRPDVPYKTVNKVMDKKALRDLVDKVYRNLGAKATVILSDRLKDIGYRYSTIGGLSISIDAMIIPPKKWDILNQAENQVTEIGRQYTEGLITQGEKYNKVVDIWAKATDDIANEMMSAMKISGTANESNVQTQGSAKAEGFNPVFMMADSGARGSKDQMRQLAGMRGLMAKPSGEIIETPITANFREGLTVLQYFISTHGARKGLADTALKTANSGYLTRRLADVAQDCTVSEPDCGTLVGVEVEALMEGGEIIQRLGERILGRVVAEEDIRDPFTDEVLVSVGDEIDEIAVEKIESAGLTRVIIRSVLTCRTRHGVCAKCYGRDLSHGRIVEIGQAIGILAAQSIGEPGTQLTMRTFHIGGTASRRVEQADIRARIDGTVRFMDLKTVKNALGEYIVMDRQGGEIAIMGDTGRELERFPVIYGAHIVAKEEQKVKAGDLLAVWDPFTTPIITEVDGIVKYGDITLGKTLQEKVDPVTGKSSRTIIEAKIAEVRPRISIKTSDGKTATLPGSSGMARYPLPVDAILLIEEGDSVKAGDVLAKLPRATTKTKDITGGLPRVAELFEVRKPKETAVLSRIDGYISISKGTKGKQKVTVTPADSGEKEEYLIPRGKHINFYEGDYVRAGEPLIGGAAVPQDILNIKGEVALARYLVDEVQEVYRLQGVRINDKHIEVIVRQMMRRVKITDVGDTDFIVEEQVDKTRFEDINLAVKAEGGKPSEAEPLILGITKASLSTDSFISAASFQETTKVLTEASIAGAEDYLRGLKENVIMGRIVPAGTGFPKYTNLEIELD
- the rpsL gene encoding 30S ribosomal protein S12 — its product is MPTINQLVRKGRKRANKKSNTPALKGAPQKRGVCTRVYTSTPKKPNSALRKVARVRLTTGIEVTAYIPGIGHNLQEHSVVLVRGGRVKDLPGVRYHIVRGTLDTLGVEDRKQGRSKYGAKKPK
- the rpsG gene encoding 30S ribosomal protein S7, producing the protein MPRRREVPERIIIPDPKYDSKLVSKFIKAIMRDGKKSTSERILYKAFDIVKSKVGEPPLKTFEQAVENVKPMIEVKSRRVGGSTYQVPTEIRPPRRTALAIRWMIEFARKRSEKGFAQKLAGELLDAANKRGASVKKKEDTHKMADANKAFAHFRW
- the tuf gene encoding elongation factor Tu, with product MAKRKFERSKPHVNVGTIGHIDHGKTTLTAAITKLNGLRGRADFIPFDQIDKAPEEKERGITIATAHVEYETENRHYAHVDCPGHADYIKNMITGAAQMDGAILVVGADDGPMPQTREHILLARQVGVPRIVVFLNKCDMVDDEELIELVELELRELLDKYEFPGDDTPIIRGSALKALESDDADSEDAKCIFELMDAIDSFIPEPERDIDKPFLMPIEDVFSISGRGTVVTGRVDRGIIHVNDPVEIVGIRPTAKTVCTGVEMFRKLLDEGRAGDNVGLLLRGTKRDEVERGQVIAVPGSITPHTKFEAEVYILSKEEGGRHTPFFNGYRPQFYFRTTDVTGILNLPEGVEMIMPGDNVKITAELITPIAMEKELRFAIREGGRTVGAGVVSEIIE